The following are encoded in a window of Sminthopsis crassicaudata isolate SCR6 chromosome 5, ASM4859323v1, whole genome shotgun sequence genomic DNA:
- the MSANTD7 gene encoding zinc finger and SCAN domain containing 29 has product MRSLDLVPQQLVPRRRKQLTPGNILRPHRASPKSTLLQLDAQEPSTVSHSTMATTNSSAGIRWSRQETRTLLAILGEAEYIQRLQTVHHNADVYQAVSKRMHQEGFRRTERQCRSKFKVLKALYLKAYVAHATSMGDPPHCPFYDTLDQLLRNQVVTDPDNLMEDAVWTKQCDQNLVASDLQGEEGNSNLKAKRNQAADHQTILRAAKESDENCHLSVGIGNQLPETGDLEDSWDEASGAGCSQAIPSYSSSHSLYRGAVAPCHSSTVTRVGVSCEPGPCASTSRNTLGIASTQQPQASSSRIHLVSGGDGTFTNQPPPRWARRRRRSVARTIAAELAENRRLARELSKREEEKLDRLIAIGEEASAQQDTANELRRDAVIAVRRLATAVEEATGAFQLGLEKLLQKLISSTKS; this is encoded by the exons ATGCGGTCCTTGGACCTGGTTCCACAGCAATTAGTCCCGAGAAGGAGGAAGCAACTGACTCCCGGAAATATATTGAGACCACACAGAGCTTCCCCCAAGTCTACATTGTTGCAACTTGATGCTCAGGAGCCTTCAACAGTTTCCCATTCCACAATGGCCACTACCAATAGCAGTGCGGGCATCCGCTGGTCCAGACAAGAGACACGTACTCTTCTGGCCATACTGGGTGAGGCAGAGTACATTCAGCGCCTCCAGACTGTCCACCATAATGCAGATGTCTATCAGGCTGTGTCAAAACGAATGCATCAGGAAGGTTTCCGACGCACAGAACGTCAGTGCCGCTCCAAGTTTAAAGTTTTGAAGGCTTTATATTTAAAGGCTTATGTTGCCCATGCCACCAGTATGGGTGACCCTCCACACTGCCCATTTTATGATACACTGGATCAGCTTCTCCGAAATCAGGTAGTGACTGACCCAGATAATTTAATGGAGGATGCTGTCTGGACCAAGCAATGTGATCAGAACTTAGTAGCCTCTGACCTCCaaggggaagagggaaacagCAACTTGAAGGCAAAGAGGAATCAGGCAGCAGATCATCAGACTATCTTGAGAGCAGCTAAGGAATCAGATGAGAATTGTCACCTAAGTGTGGGAATCGGTAACCAGCTGCCCGAAACCGGTGACCTTGAGGATTCCTGGGATGAAGCCTCAGGTGCAG GCTGCTCTCAAGCGATCCCCAGCTACAGCAGCTCCCACAGCCTTTACAGAGGTGCAGTTGCTCCCTGTCATAGCAGCACTGTGACCAGAGTGGGTGTGTCCTGTGAGCCGGGTCCCTGCGCCAGCACCAGCCGCAACACCCTTGGTATAGCCTCCACACAACAGCCCCAAGCCTCTTCCTCTAGAATCCATCTTGTTTCTGGTGGGGATGGGACTTTCACCAACCAACCACCTCCAAGGTGGGCACGGCGTAGAAGGCGTTCAGTGGCCAGGACCATTGCTGCTGAGTTGGCAGAAAACAGGAGACTGGCACGAGAACTTTCCAAGCGTGAGGAAGAAAAACTGGACAGGCTGATTGCTATTGGTGAGGAGGCCAGTGCCCAGCAAGACACGGCCAATGAGCTCCGCAGGGATGCTGTAATTGCAGTCAGACGTTTGGCTACAGCAGTAGAAGAAGCAACTGGTGCTTTTCAGCTAGGACTGGAAAAATTGCTTCAGAAGTTAATTTCGAGCACCAAAAGTTAG